A window of Oscillospiraceae bacterium contains these coding sequences:
- a CDS encoding glycerophosphodiester phosphodiesterase family protein — protein MAVIVPVLLKILIILVTIALFLFLLVLFLIAPNKKRDYSAFRGKKFAHRGLHGNGIPENSLAAFKAAKEANIGVELDVQFTKDKQIVVLHFGDLNYMCDVDKKVLDLTYKELRQYRLSGTDEHIPLLSEVLEVLGGVPVICEIKPYSGNSCPELCLETCRLMDTYRGDWCMESFSPFITGWFIKNRPEIIRGQLSSAMRIDNGQARFKRFMMRHLLINVFSRPDFIAYKFTDLSPWGFRLCRAVYKPFLAAWTARGDKQFAHAQKNFDTIIFEKFEKKDLIGDE, from the coding sequence ATGGCTGTCATAGTGCCTGTTTTATTAAAAATTCTGATCATTCTTGTCACAATCGCACTGTTTTTGTTCCTGCTCGTTCTTTTCTTAATCGCCCCGAATAAAAAAAGAGATTATTCTGCGTTTCGCGGCAAAAAATTTGCCCATCGCGGCCTGCACGGCAACGGCATTCCCGAGAATTCACTCGCGGCGTTCAAAGCTGCCAAAGAGGCAAATATCGGCGTCGAACTCGATGTTCAGTTCACAAAAGACAAACAGATCGTAGTCCTGCATTTCGGTGATCTGAACTACATGTGCGATGTCGATAAAAAGGTTCTCGACCTGACTTACAAGGAACTCAGACAATACCGGCTCAGCGGAACGGACGAGCATATCCCGCTGCTCTCCGAGGTTTTAGAAGTGCTCGGCGGCGTCCCTGTTATCTGTGAGATCAAACCCTATTCCGGCAACAGCTGTCCTGAATTATGCCTTGAGACCTGTAGACTCATGGATACCTATCGGGGCGATTGGTGTATGGAATCATTCAGCCCGTTTATCACCGGGTGGTTTATTAAAAACCGCCCCGAGATCATCCGGGGTCAGCTTTCATCCGCAATGCGCATCGATAACGGACAAGCCCGATTCAAGCGTTTTATGATGCGTCATCTGTTGATCAATGTCTTCTCCCGCCCCGATTTTATCGCTTATAAGTTCACTGATCTTTCTCCCTGGGGTTTCCGGCTCTGCCGCGCCGTATATAAGCCCTTTTTGGCAGCATGGACAGCACGCGGCGACAAGCAGTTCGCCCATGCGCAGAAGAATTTTGATACGATCATCTTTGAAAAATTTGAAAAGAAAGACTTGATCGGAGATGAATGA
- a CDS encoding flavin reductase gives MPELQNAAFFKLSYGLYLLSSGNNKKQDGSINNTVIQVTDVPKQLAVTVNKASLTHELIAETGLFNVSALTTDAPYELYWRFGYQSGRNVDKFDGFSDVERSENGLLYLTKYANALLSGKVTFSKDLGTHTLFVADTTEAHILSDGESVTYQYYFDHIKPKPAAKSAGKADGKKGYVCKICGWIYEGEPLPPDIICPVCGHGAQDFEPLQ, from the coding sequence ATGCCCGAACTCCAAAACGCCGCGTTTTTCAAACTCAGCTACGGCCTGTACCTTTTAAGCTCAGGTAACAACAAAAAACAAGATGGAAGCATTAATAATACTGTCATACAGGTTACCGACGTACCCAAGCAGCTCGCCGTCACGGTCAACAAAGCCTCATTGACCCATGAACTGATCGCTGAGACCGGCCTGTTTAACGTCTCGGCACTCACCACCGACGCCCCTTATGAACTCTATTGGCGTTTCGGATATCAAAGCGGCCGCAACGTGGATAAATTCGACGGTTTTTCCGATGTCGAACGCTCCGAAAACGGCCTGCTGTATCTGACTAAATACGCCAATGCGCTGCTCTCGGGTAAAGTCACTTTTTCCAAAGACCTCGGCACCCACACCCTGTTCGTCGCCGATACGACCGAAGCGCATATTCTCTCGGACGGCGAATCGGTCACTTATCAGTATTATTTTGACCACATCAAGCCCAAACCCGCCGCAAAGTCCGCCGGCAAAGCCGATGGCAAAAAGGGTTATGTCTGCAAAATTTGCGGCTGGATTTACGAGGGCGAGCCCTTGCCTCCGGACATCATCTGCCCCGTCTGCGGCCACGGCGCGCAGGACTTTGAGCCATTGCAATAA
- a CDS encoding YafY family protein: MCVKIDRLYAITVYLLNHGKTSSSVLARRFEVSVRTIQRDIDALCLAGIPVIADTGASGGYELTDTFSMERHAATKADYAHILTALRGLATATNDPKVSATLEKLSALSGPDESGIILDFSILREGEEHLLQTLQTAIRQKHAVSFSYTNAENVTRTHTVEPIAAVYRWYAWYLLAYSRVRGDYRTYKLVRMHDLEITDSTFTREHDNADVILHTIDQKDPRPVTTVKARCKAEAKARAIEYLSGVITEELENGDALMTLHVIESEAFWLSMLLSLGDSVEVLEPEHIRHRILTAAEGLVKLYQKL; the protein is encoded by the coding sequence ATGTGTGTGAAAATCGATCGCTTGTATGCCATCACTGTGTATTTGCTTAATCACGGCAAGACCTCCTCCAGCGTACTTGCGCGCCGGTTCGAGGTCTCGGTACGCACCATCCAGCGCGACATTGACGCCCTCTGCCTTGCCGGAATTCCCGTCATTGCCGACACCGGCGCAAGCGGCGGTTACGAACTGACCGACACTTTTTCGATGGAGCGCCATGCGGCCACAAAAGCGGATTACGCCCATATCCTCACGGCGCTGCGCGGCCTCGCAACCGCCACCAACGATCCGAAGGTCAGCGCAACGCTTGAAAAGCTCTCTGCGCTCTCCGGTCCCGACGAAAGCGGTATCATTCTGGATTTTTCGATCCTGCGCGAGGGCGAGGAGCACCTGCTTCAAACCCTCCAAACAGCTATCCGCCAAAAACACGCGGTCAGCTTTTCCTATACCAACGCCGAAAACGTGACCCGAACCCACACTGTTGAACCCATCGCGGCGGTTTATCGTTGGTATGCTTGGTACCTGTTGGCCTATTCCCGCGTCCGTGGCGACTATCGCACTTATAAACTCGTCCGTATGCACGACCTCGAGATCACCGACAGCACTTTCACCCGCGAACACGATAACGCTGATGTTATCCTGCATACCATTGATCAAAAGGATCCCCGCCCTGTCACAACCGTCAAAGCACGCTGTAAAGCCGAAGCTAAAGCACGTGCAATTGAATACCTGAGCGGCGTCATCACAGAAGAACTCGAAAACGGCGACGCGTTGATGACCCTACACGTCATAGAGAGCGAGGCCTTCTGGCTCAGCATGCTGCTCTCACTCGGCGACAGCGTCGAAGTTCTCGAACCCGAACACATCCGGCATCGCATTCTGACCGCTGCCGAAGGCCTTGTAAAATTATATCAAAAACTATGA
- a CDS encoding GNAT family N-acetyltransferase encodes MKNDDCEIKTCCRSKGLTYCYLCAEWPCEKKMHKGIRIRAFNSVAKSEGLEKLAEYLYKNTNRGIFYHRPDGLTGDYDKCKTEQDVIELLKNGRPDPYGNCPVYETEHFILRFISSDDAADLLECYSDPKAQQFFNADYCTSDFRYSTLEEMQNCIEGWLYAYQNGYFVRFGIVDKPKSKAVGTVEIFGGDYGVLRIDIKSDYENKSHLSELIQTADAFFDDFNCEKIVAKAVPASTERIAALTAAGFEPFDWEPGREHYYMKRRP; translated from the coding sequence ATGAAAAATGACGATTGCGAGATCAAAACCTGCTGCCGGTCGAAGGGGCTGACTTACTGCTATCTGTGCGCCGAATGGCCATGCGAAAAGAAAATGCACAAAGGTATCCGCATAAGAGCGTTTAATTCGGTCGCCAAATCCGAGGGGCTTGAAAAACTCGCAGAATATCTTTATAAAAACACGAATCGCGGCATTTTCTACCACAGACCGGACGGTTTGACCGGCGATTACGATAAATGCAAAACCGAACAGGACGTAATCGAACTGCTGAAAAACGGCAGACCCGACCCATATGGAAATTGCCCGGTTTATGAAACCGAACATTTTATTCTGCGGTTTATTTCATCTGATGACGCGGCGGATCTGCTTGAATGCTACTCCGACCCGAAAGCACAGCAGTTTTTTAACGCCGACTACTGCACCAGCGATTTTCGCTATTCCACGCTCGAGGAGATGCAAAACTGCATCGAGGGCTGGCTGTATGCGTATCAAAATGGGTATTTCGTCCGTTTCGGCATCGTGGATAAGCCCAAATCGAAAGCCGTCGGCACTGTGGAGATTTTTGGTGGCGATTACGGCGTTTTGCGAATCGATATCAAATCCGACTATGAAAACAAGTCCCACCTGTCCGAATTGATTCAAACAGCCGACGCTTTCTTTGACGACTTCAACTGCGAAAAAATCGTCGCCAAAGCTGTTCCTGCCTCGACAGAGCGAATTGCAGCCCTGACAGCCGCCGGATTCGAACCTTTTGATTGGGAACCCGGGCGTGAACACTACTACATGAAAAGGAGACCTTGA